The Leishmania mexicana MHOM/GT/2001/U1103 complete genome, chromosome 6 genome includes a region encoding these proteins:
- a CDS encoding histone H4, with product MAKGKRSSDAKGSQKRQKKVLRDNIRGITCGCVRRMARRGGVKRISAEIYEEVRSVLKAYVEDIVRCSTAYTEYARKKTVTAADVVNALRKKGHIMYGYA from the coding sequence ATGGCCAAGGGCAAGCGCTCCTCTGATGCCAAGGGCAGCCAGAAGCGCCAGaagaaggtgctgcgcgacaaCATCCGCGGCATCACATGCGGCTGCGTCCGCCGCAtggcgcgccgcggtggcgtgaAGCGCATCTCTGCCGAGATCTACGAAGAGGTGCGCTCCGTGCTGAAGGCCTACGTGGAGGACAttgtgcgctgcagcacagcctACACCGAGTACGCCCGAAAGAAGACCGTGACGGCAGCCGATGTTGTGAACGCGCTGCGCAAGAAGGGCCACATCATGTACGGCTATGCGTAG